In Fragaria vesca subsp. vesca unplaced genomic scaffold, FraVesHawaii_1.0 scf0513160_u, whole genome shotgun sequence, a single window of DNA contains:
- the LOC101294039 gene encoding uncharacterized protein LOC101294039, with the protein MKVKGKKGLITKTWERCKSIGRKSSITSTGTATSSPAVPALTKKSKSCPHIVLSMTDDDDDRRRHRRQVAPEGCFSVYVGSEKQRFVVKTEYANHPLFKLLLEEAESEFGYHSKGPLVLPCDVQVFYKVLLEMEDCGGDGVDKVSRGCGFAKRYGSYHLLSPSRMVAINQF; encoded by the coding sequence ATGAAGGTGAAAGGTAAGAAGGGCTTGATAACTAAAACATGGGAGCGTTGCAAATCCATCGGCCGCAAGAGTAGTATTACTAGCACTGGCACTGCTACTTCCTCTCCGGCCGTACCTGCTCTTACGAAGAAGAGCAAATCATGTCCGCACATCGTCCTTTCCATGacggatgatgatgatgatcgtcGTCGTCACCGTCGCCAGGTGGCTCCAGAAGGCTGCTTCTCCGTCTACGTTGGATCTGAAAAGCAAAGGTTTGTGGTGAAAACTGAGTACGCAAATCATCCCTTGTTCAAGTTGCTGCTTGAGGAAGCCGAGTCTGAATTCGGGTACCATAGTAAAGGTCCTCTCGTGCTTCCTTGTGACGTTCAAGTGTTCTACAAGGTGTTGCTGGAAATGGAGGATTGCGGTGGTGATGGTGTTGATAAGGTTTCTCGAGGTTGCGGATTTGCTAAGCGTTATGGGTCTTATCATCTTCTCAGCCCGTCTCGTATGGTTGCCATTAATCAGTTCTAG